Proteins from one Chelonia mydas isolate rCheMyd1 chromosome 14, rCheMyd1.pri.v2, whole genome shotgun sequence genomic window:
- the HSD17B8 gene encoding (3R)-3-hydroxyacyl-CoA dehydrogenase isoform X2, with translation MAAPLRLRSTLALVTGGGSGIGRAVCARLAEEGALVAVADQNEVGAAETVRGLPRGEPGQEHKAFGVDVSSAQSVGELMARIQAQFSAPPRVCVSCAGITMDEFLLKQTEAAFDKVLQVNLKGTFLVTQAVARGLVESGAPGGSIINMGSIVGKVGNLGQVSYAASKAGVEGLTKTAAKELARFGIRCNVVLPGFIATPMTDKVPPKVLQKRLLTYALSWPQRRVVT, from the exons GCGGGGGCAGCGGGATTGGCCGTGCTGTCTGTGCCCGGCTGGCCGAGGAGGGGGCGCTGGTGGCCGTGGCTGACCAGAATGAAGTGGGGGCTGCGGAGACAGTGCGGGGGCTGCCACGGGGGGAGCCCGGCCAGGAGCACAAGGCATTCGGGGTGGACGTCAGCTCCGCCCAGAGCGTGGGGGAGCTCATGGCTCGGATCCAG GCCCAGTTCTCCGCCCCACCCCGGGTCTGCGTGAGCTGCGCCGGGATCACCATGGACGAGTTCCTGCTCAAGCAGACGGAGGCGGCATTCGACAAGGTGCTCCAAGTCAACCTCAAG ggaacCTTCCTGGTCACCCAGGCTGTGGCGCGGGGGCTGGTGGAGAGCGGAGCCCCAGGGGGGTCCATCATCAACATGGGCAGCATCGTGGGCAAG GTGGGGAACCTGGGGCAGGTGAGCTACGCAGCGTCCAAGGCCGGTGTGGAGGGGCTGACCAAGACCGCTGCCAAAGAGTTGGCCAG GTTCGGGATCCGCTGTAATGTGGTGCTTCCCGGGTTCATCGCCACCCCCATGACGGACAAGGTCCCTCCCAAAGTGCTGCAGAAG AGGTTGCTGACGTATGCGCTTTCCTGGCCTCAGAGGAGAGTCGTTACATAA
- the HSD17B8 gene encoding (3R)-3-hydroxyacyl-CoA dehydrogenase isoform X3 — MAAPLRLRSTLALVTGGGSGIGRAVCARLAEEGALVAVADQNEVGAAETVRGLPRGEPGQEHKAFGVDVSSAQSVGELMARIQAQFSAPPRVCVSCAGITMDEFLLKQTEAAFDKVLQVNLKVGNLGQVSYAASKAGVEGLTKTAAKELARFGIRCNVVLPGFIATPMTDKVPPKVLQKFAGMVPLGRLGDPKEVADVCAFLASEESRYITGASVEVTGGLFL; from the exons GCGGGGGCAGCGGGATTGGCCGTGCTGTCTGTGCCCGGCTGGCCGAGGAGGGGGCGCTGGTGGCCGTGGCTGACCAGAATGAAGTGGGGGCTGCGGAGACAGTGCGGGGGCTGCCACGGGGGGAGCCCGGCCAGGAGCACAAGGCATTCGGGGTGGACGTCAGCTCCGCCCAGAGCGTGGGGGAGCTCATGGCTCGGATCCAG GCCCAGTTCTCCGCCCCACCCCGGGTCTGCGTGAGCTGCGCCGGGATCACCATGGACGAGTTCCTGCTCAAGCAGACGGAGGCGGCATTCGACAAGGTGCTCCAAGTCAACCTCAAG GTGGGGAACCTGGGGCAGGTGAGCTACGCAGCGTCCAAGGCCGGTGTGGAGGGGCTGACCAAGACCGCTGCCAAAGAGTTGGCCAG GTTCGGGATCCGCTGTAATGTGGTGCTTCCCGGGTTCATCGCCACCCCCATGACGGACAAGGTCCCTCCCAAAGTGCTGCAGAAG TTTGCAGGGATGGTGCCGTTGGGACGACTCGGGGACCCCAAAG AGGTTGCTGACGTATGCGCTTTCCTGGCCTCAGAGGAGAGTCGTTACATAACAGGGGCCAGTGTGGAGGTGACAG GGGGTCTCTTTCTCTGA
- the HSD17B8 gene encoding (3R)-3-hydroxyacyl-CoA dehydrogenase isoform X1 codes for MAAPLRLRSTLALVTGGGSGIGRAVCARLAEEGALVAVADQNEVGAAETVRGLPRGEPGQEHKAFGVDVSSAQSVGELMARIQAQFSAPPRVCVSCAGITMDEFLLKQTEAAFDKVLQVNLKGTFLVTQAVARGLVESGAPGGSIINMGSIVGKVGNLGQVSYAASKAGVEGLTKTAAKELARFGIRCNVVLPGFIATPMTDKVPPKVLQKFAGMVPLGRLGDPKEVADVCAFLASEESRYITGASVEVTGGLFL; via the exons GCGGGGGCAGCGGGATTGGCCGTGCTGTCTGTGCCCGGCTGGCCGAGGAGGGGGCGCTGGTGGCCGTGGCTGACCAGAATGAAGTGGGGGCTGCGGAGACAGTGCGGGGGCTGCCACGGGGGGAGCCCGGCCAGGAGCACAAGGCATTCGGGGTGGACGTCAGCTCCGCCCAGAGCGTGGGGGAGCTCATGGCTCGGATCCAG GCCCAGTTCTCCGCCCCACCCCGGGTCTGCGTGAGCTGCGCCGGGATCACCATGGACGAGTTCCTGCTCAAGCAGACGGAGGCGGCATTCGACAAGGTGCTCCAAGTCAACCTCAAG ggaacCTTCCTGGTCACCCAGGCTGTGGCGCGGGGGCTGGTGGAGAGCGGAGCCCCAGGGGGGTCCATCATCAACATGGGCAGCATCGTGGGCAAG GTGGGGAACCTGGGGCAGGTGAGCTACGCAGCGTCCAAGGCCGGTGTGGAGGGGCTGACCAAGACCGCTGCCAAAGAGTTGGCCAG GTTCGGGATCCGCTGTAATGTGGTGCTTCCCGGGTTCATCGCCACCCCCATGACGGACAAGGTCCCTCCCAAAGTGCTGCAGAAG TTTGCAGGGATGGTGCCGTTGGGACGACTCGGGGACCCCAAAG AGGTTGCTGACGTATGCGCTTTCCTGGCCTCAGAGGAGAGTCGTTACATAACAGGGGCCAGTGTGGAGGTGACAG GGGGTCTCTTTCTCTGA
- the RING1 gene encoding E3 ubiquitin-protein ligase RING1, protein MATPANAQSASKTWELSLYELHRTPQEAIMDSTEIAVSPRSLHSELMCPICLDMLKNTMTTKECLHRFCSDCIVTALRSGNKECPTCRKKLVSKRSLRPDPNFDALISKIYPSRDEYEAHQDRVLAKLSRLHNQQALSSSIEEGLRMQAMHRAQRVRKLHQESDNTTFSGGEDNCDSRSHLSNASAPSHPEAGPSRKRSRASDDSGPEPDPDPETSHDGGGCGTPEPGVEPGSSEIELVFRPHPVLVEKGEYSQTRYVKTTANATVDHLSKYLALRIALEEAPAPGPEAPGLEDVSEKQYTIYITTSGGPFTTLNGSLTLELVNEKFWKVTKPLELYYAPTKEQK, encoded by the exons ATGGCGACCCCGGCCAATGCTCAGAGCGCCAGCAAGACCTGGGAGCTGAGTCTGTATGAGCTGCACCGGACCCCCCAG GAGGCCATCATGGACAGCACGGAGATCGCGGTGTCCCCGCGCAGCCTGCACAGTGAGCTGATGTGCCCCATCTGCCTGGACATGCTGAAGAACACCATGACCACCAAGGAGTGTCTGCACCGCTTCTGCTCCGACTGCATCGTCACCGCCCTGCGCAGCGG GAACAAGGAGTGCCCCACCTGCCGGAAGAAGCTGGTCTCCAAGCGCTCGCTCCGTCCCGACCCCAACTTCGACGCCCTCATCTCCAAGATCTACCCGAGCCGGGATGAGTACGAGGCGCACCAGGACCGGGTGCTGGCCAAGCTCAGCCGGCTCCACAACCAGCAGGCGCTCAGCAGCAGCATCGAGGAGGGGCTCCGCATGCAGGCCATGcacag ggcgcAGCGGGTGCGGAAGCTGCACCAGGAGTCCGACAACACCACGTTCAGCGGGGGGGAGGACAACTGCGACAGCCGCTCCCACCTGAGCAACGCCTCAGCCCCCAGTCACCCCGAGGCCGGCCCCAGCCGCAAGCGCTCGCGCGCCTCCGACGACTCGGGGCCTGAGCCCGACCCCGACCCTGAGACCTCGCATGACGGGGGGGGCTGCGGGACCCCCGAGCCGGGCGTCGAGCCGGGCAGCAGCGAGATCGAACTCGTCTTCCGCCCCCACCCCGTGCTGGTGGAGAAGGGGGAATACTCCCAGACCAG GTACGTAAAGACGACGGCTAATGCCACGGTGGACCACCTCTCCAAGTACTTGGCCCTGCGCATCGCACTGGAGGAGGCGCCAGCCCCTGGCCCCGAGGCCCCCGGCCTGGAGGATGTGAGCGAGAAGCAGTACACGATCTACATCACCACCTCCGGGGGGCCCTTCACG ACTCTGAATGGCTCCCTCACCCTGGAGCTGGTGAACGAGAAGTTCTGGAAGGTCACCAAGCCCCTGGAGCTGTACTATGCCCCCACCAAGGAGCAGAAGTAG